A region from the Nitrospira sp. genome encodes:
- a CDS encoding adenosylhomocysteinase — translation MDYDVRDIKLADQGKLKIEWAEATMPVLRLIRKRFKREQPLKGVRVTACLHVTTETANLAITLKAGGADVRLCASNPLSTQDDVAAALVQHEGVPTFAIKGEDNPTYYRHIESAIAHRPHVTMDDGADVVSHLHSKRKELLKNVIGGTEETTTGVIRLRSMAEKKVLKFPVISVNDADTKHMFDNRYGTGQSTMDGIVRATNRLVCGSVVVVVGYGWCGRGIAMRAKGMGADVIVTEVDPLKGLEALMDGFRVMPMELAAPVGDFFVTVTGNIHVIRGEHFAAMKDGAIVCNSGHFNVELDIPALEKMASKRRVVRTGVEQFTLKKSGHRVSLLGEGRLVNLATAEGHPSSVMDMSFANQALGAEYLVKNYKMLEKKVYPVPAVIDKEIARLKLAGMGVAIDTLTKEQKKYLASWEMGT, via the coding sequence GTGGATTACGATGTCAGAGATATCAAGCTCGCGGACCAAGGTAAATTAAAGATCGAATGGGCTGAAGCCACCATGCCCGTGTTGCGGTTGATTCGTAAACGATTCAAGCGCGAGCAACCATTGAAGGGTGTGCGAGTCACAGCCTGCCTACACGTGACCACAGAAACCGCCAATCTTGCGATTACACTCAAGGCCGGCGGAGCGGACGTGCGTCTGTGCGCGTCGAATCCACTCAGCACTCAAGACGATGTGGCCGCTGCCCTGGTTCAACACGAAGGTGTTCCGACGTTTGCCATCAAAGGTGAAGACAATCCCACCTACTATCGGCATATCGAATCGGCCATCGCCCATCGTCCGCACGTCACCATGGATGACGGCGCCGACGTGGTGTCACACCTCCATTCCAAGCGGAAGGAGCTGCTAAAAAACGTGATCGGCGGTACGGAGGAAACGACCACCGGCGTGATCCGGTTGCGCAGCATGGCGGAGAAGAAGGTCCTCAAGTTCCCAGTCATCTCCGTCAACGACGCCGACACAAAGCATATGTTCGATAACCGGTACGGCACCGGACAATCCACTATGGACGGCATTGTGCGCGCGACAAACCGGTTGGTCTGCGGCTCCGTCGTCGTCGTCGTGGGCTATGGCTGGTGCGGACGCGGTATCGCGATGCGTGCCAAGGGTATGGGAGCAGATGTCATCGTGACCGAAGTGGATCCGTTGAAAGGTCTCGAAGCCCTCATGGACGGGTTCCGCGTCATGCCCATGGAACTGGCCGCCCCGGTCGGCGATTTCTTTGTGACCGTGACCGGTAACATTCACGTGATCCGCGGCGAACATTTCGCCGCCATGAAAGACGGCGCCATCGTGTGCAACAGCGGGCACTTCAACGTGGAGTTGGATATCCCGGCCCTGGAGAAGATGGCCAGCAAACGACGGGTGGTGCGTACCGGCGTCGAACAGTTTACGCTCAAGAAAAGCGGCCACCGGGTCAGCTTGCTCGGCGAAGGTCGACTGGTCAACCTCGCCACCGCAGAAGGGCACCCCTCCAGCGTCATGGATATGAGTTTTGCCAACCAAGCACTGGGCGCAGAATATCTCGTGAAGAACTACAAGATGTTGGAGAAGAAGGTCTATCCGGTGCCGGCAGTGATCGACAAGGAAATTGCTCGCCTGAAGCTGGCAGGGATGGGCGTGGCGATCGATACGCTGACGAAGGAACAGAAGAAGTATCTCGCATCCTGGGAAATGGGGACATAG